In Argiope bruennichi chromosome X1, qqArgBrue1.1, whole genome shotgun sequence, a single window of DNA contains:
- the LOC129958242 gene encoding dymeclin-like — translation MGTSSSSLHELRDNKYLQQFSGKEPISPNDPFWNQLLSFTFAPPHSCADCRLLEDSIRPMLDALLNSNPITGNVAALIKVFLVHSSELKAAVQCENKVFIWQAYNSLFILRCILKYFIETLGEEGTLKQLEDVQQNKTDPNNASEPEKLLESAINALFEIIVDISLDSKTYAITVEAVHTLIVLLSVQMFSSRSAHLSTVYQIIMRGECAAHSSALIKTLLTHYSNQDMCPHCITAVEGGSIIAGLASGLWNVLTLNYAGKNSPKDLSSVTVLANHSLLLLLILVNHCTNDKEMKNPYRAALFSFKNSNGTSDGASKDEIAAFKLDFDILFKTLCNTLKDDQTALLAYLLLHQNPNFRQYIIFSSEIYLLVMPLLKLLYNAPDKNSHLIYMTLIILLILSEEEYFDKQIHSIKLRNVTWYTERMLSEISLGSMIVLILIRTIQFNMTRMHDKYLHTNCLAALANMSAHIQNLHTYVCDKFINLLESMGKRYIRITEQSKSGSRPVDDELLPSDLMQDLSVLDEVLRMLLEILNSCLTFQLRNNINLLYTILYKKDIFSMFRSNANFQDIMQNIDIVLLFFSPHLESVEQNVSVLEVTEIIKSVCLQWSKEKMKKLPELKFKYVEEGQPEDFFIPYLWSVVFHSSDIYWNSKNILIFNPYKQA, via the coding sequence ATGGGTACTTCTAGTAGCAGCTTACATGAACTACGggacaataaatatttacagcaaTTTTCTGGTAAAGAACCAATATCTCCCAATGATCCATTCTGGAACCAGTTGTTGTCATTCACGTTTGCTCCTCCACATTCTTGTGCAGACTGTAGATTACTAGAAGATAGTATTCGCCCAATGCTTGATGCTTTGTTGAACAGCAATCCCATCACTGGTAATGTTGCTGCCCTTATCAAAGTTTTCCTAGTTCATTCCTCTGAGCTTAAAGCTGCTGTTCAGTGTGAGAACAAAGTTTTTATTTGGCAGGCTTATAATTCTCTCTTTATTTTACGTTGCatactaaagtattttattgaaacattagGAGAAGAAGGTACTCTAAAACAATTAGAAGATGTTCAACAGAACAAAACTGACCCAAATAATGCATCGGAGCCTGAGAAACTGCTAGAATCTGCAATCAATGccttatttgaaattattgtggATATATCTCTTGATAGTAAAACATATGCTATTACAGTGGAGGCTGTACATACATTGATAGTACTGCTGTCAGTACAGATGTTCTCATCAAGATCTGCACATTTATCCACAGTATATCAAATCATCATGCGAGGAGAATGTGCTGCTCATTCTTCTGCTCTTATAAAAACTCTTCTGACACACTACAGTAATCAAGATATGTGCCCTCATTGTATCACTGCTGTAGAAGGTGGTAGCATTATTGCTGGGCTTGCATCTGGGCTTTGGAATGTATTAACTCTAAATTATGCTGGAAAAAATTCCCCCAAAGATTTATCATCAGTTACTGTACTTGCCAATCAtagtttgttgttgttattgattTTAGTAAACCATTGTACCAATGATAAAGAGATGAAGAATCCATATCGAgctgcattattttcttttaaaaattctaatggtACCAGTGATGGTGCCTCAAAAGACGAGATTGCAGCTTTCAAGTTGGACTTTGatatcttatttaaaactttatgtaACACTTTAAAAGATGATCAGACTGCATTGTTAGCCTACTTATTATTGCATCAAAATCCAAATTTCAGgcagtatattattttttcatcagaaatttatttgttagttATGCCACTACTGAAATTGTTATATAATGCTCCTGATAAAAATTCACATCTTATTTACATGACACTAATTATATTGTTGATTTTAAGTgaagaagaatattttgataagCAAATTCACAGTATAAAATTAAGGAATGTTACATGGTATACTGAAAGAATGCTGTCAGAAATTTCTCTCGGCAGTATGATAGTTCTTATTCTTATTCGAACTATACAATTCAATATGACGCGAATGCATGATAAGTATCTTCACACTAATTGTTTAGCTGCTTTAGCTAACATGTCTGCCcatattcaaaatttgcatacttATGTTTGTGACAAATTCATTAATCTGTTAGAGAGCATGGGTAAGAGATACATACGTATTACAGAACAGTCAAAATCTGGATCTCGGCCAGTTGATGATGAATTATTGCCATCAGATTTGATGCAAGATTTATCAGTGTTAGATGAAGTTCTTCGAATGCTTCTAGAAATTCTGAATTCTTGCTTAACTTTTCAACTtcgaaataacattaatttattatacactattttgtataaaaaggatattttcagTATGTTTCgatcaaatgcaaattttcaagatattatGCAGAATATTGAtattgttttgctatttttttcaccTCATTTAGAGTCAGTAGAACAAAATGTGTCTGTTTTAGAAGtcactgaaataataaaatcggTTTGTCTGCAATGGTCTAAAGAAAAGATGAAGAAACTTccagaattaaagtttaaatatgttGAAGAAGGCCAGCCAGAAGATTTCTTTATACCTTATTTATGGTCTGTCGTTTTTCATTCTTCAGATATTTAttggaattcaaaaaatatattaatattcaatccATACAAACAAGCATAG
- the LOC129958241 gene encoding chloride intracellular channel exc-4-like, which produces MIEMAEDINEQNSDTLEVPEIELIIKASTIDGRRKGACLFCQEYFMDLYLLAELKTISLKVTTVDMLKPPPDFRSNFDSTPPPILIDRGQNVLENEKIERYIMKNVPGGHNLFVQDKDTATVIENLYSKFKLMLTRRDEQAKRALLNQLRNIDAHLEKKQGRFLTGDTMCCFDCELMPRLQHIRIAGKYFADFEIPEDLRNLWCYMARMYQLDAFTQSCPADQDIINHYKLQQGTKMKKHEELETPTYTTSIPEGILE; this is translated from the exons GCTTCTACCATTGATGGTCGTCGTAAAGGAGCTTGTCTGTTCTGCCAGGAATACTTCATGGACTTGTACCTTCTAgctgaattaaaaactatttctcttaag GTGACAACAGTTGACATGCTAAAACCACCTCCAgattttcgttcaaattttgattcaacacCTCCCCCAATATTGATTGATCGTGGCCAGAATGTGTTAGAGAATGAAAAAATTGAACGTTATATCATGAAAAATGTTCCAGGAGGTCATAATCTGTTTGTGCAGGATAAGGACACTGCAACAGTTATAGAAAACTTATATAGT aaattcaaGTTAATGCTTACTAGAAGAGATGAACAGGCTAAACGGGCTTTGCTAAATCAACTAAGAAATATTGATGCCCATTTGGAAAAGAAACAAGGTCGATTTTTGACTGGAGATACTATGTGTTGCTTTGATTGTGAGCTGATGCCACGTCTTCAACATATTAGGATTGCAG GAAAGTACTTTGCTGACTTTGAAATTCCTGAGGATTTACGCAACCTTTGGTGTTACATGGCTCGAATGTATCAACTTGATGCTTTCACTCAATCTTGTCCAGCTGATCAGGACATTATCAATCATTATAAACTGCAGCAAGgcacaaaaatgaaaaaacatgAAGAATTAGAGACACCAACTTATACTACTTCCATCCCTGAAGGTATTCTTGAAtaa